A single window of Providencia alcalifaciens DNA harbors:
- a CDS encoding endonuclease/exonuclease/phosphatase family protein, producing the protein MAKRTYSVRYIAGEPAKRIQPMPIHMLGDSLPIGLPLFPAGETLDVVTWNIYKQQRPNWKSTLAELVKEKKLLLLQEAQMSPELVSFAASHQLIADQVPALPFSPHPSGVMTLATAHPIYCCPLREKEPLLRLAKSALITVYPLPNGKHLMVANVHAINFSFGVDVYTKQLSKLGSHISKHVGPVILAGDFNAWSRQRVNALKRFIRSVGLKEVLYDSDLRTKAFGRPLDFMFYRGLKLKESHVLQTDASDHNPIITQFKLTK; encoded by the coding sequence GTGGCTAAAAGAACCTATTCTGTTCGGTACATTGCAGGCGAGCCTGCAAAACGTATTCAGCCTATGCCAATCCATATGCTAGGAGATTCTCTTCCTATTGGTCTTCCTCTATTTCCTGCGGGTGAAACGCTGGATGTGGTTACGTGGAATATTTATAAGCAGCAGCGACCCAATTGGAAATCTACTTTAGCTGAACTCGTCAAAGAAAAGAAATTACTCTTGCTTCAAGAAGCTCAAATGTCACCTGAATTGGTTTCTTTCGCTGCATCACATCAGTTGATAGCAGACCAAGTCCCAGCTTTACCTTTTTCTCCTCACCCATCAGGGGTAATGACCCTCGCGACAGCTCACCCTATCTATTGTTGCCCATTACGAGAAAAAGAACCGTTATTACGTTTAGCTAAATCGGCTTTGATCACGGTTTATCCATTGCCTAATGGCAAGCACTTAATGGTCGCGAATGTGCATGCAATCAACTTTAGTTTTGGGGTTGATGTGTATACGAAGCAATTGAGTAAGTTAGGTTCGCATATTAGCAAACATGTTGGCCCCGTTATTCTCGCGGGGGACTTTAATGCATGGAGCCGTCAGCGAGTAAATGCATTGAAACGCTTTATTCGTTCAGTTGGTTTGAAGGAAGTTCTCTACGATTCAGATTTACGGACAAAAGCGTTTGGTCGTCCATTAGACTTTATGTTTTACCGCGGCTTAAAACTGAAAGAAAGCCACGTATTACAGACGGATGCATCAGACCATAACCCTATCATTACCCAATTTAAATTAACTAAGTAA
- a CDS encoding NAD(P)/FAD-dependent oxidoreductase: MKNIVIVGGGTGGTMLANILARKLNKDIFSQKIKITLITDNPIHYYKPAFMYVAFNMFFKEELSRPERELLRPEIDLVIDKVESFDFKNKELHSKNNKKYNYDYLVVATGCIPRPERIEGLKEMGNHFYAYDASRKLADQLSKIEKGRIFITVSFPETPNVPHQCGIAPMETTLMIDEFLRKRRVRDNIEIVYTYPTVAQLLRNCLFMQQPVCEVIPEVFVTRNIKAQRGFTLNKVDPDKKLAYSKEGDEQPFDLLISTPPITAVEAVVNTGLSEHNNGEGWLPTDHETMQVYGVEGVYVIGDTVDLPISKAGGSCHNQAAIIADNICGELIYGYPAAIYDGRVQAVAQMGLTAGMPLQYDYKHDVIPTPPTKLGGLLRNGFNRGIYWAAIRGLV; encoded by the coding sequence ATGAAAAATATAGTTATTGTGGGTGGTGGTACTGGCGGTACCATGTTAGCTAATATTTTGGCTAGAAAACTTAATAAAGACATTTTTTCTCAAAAAATAAAAATAACGTTAATAACAGATAATCCGATACATTATTATAAACCTGCATTTATGTATGTGGCTTTTAATATGTTCTTTAAAGAAGAACTAAGCCGACCTGAGCGTGAATTATTAAGGCCAGAAATTGATTTAGTCATTGATAAAGTTGAATCATTTGATTTTAAAAATAAAGAATTGCATTCAAAAAATAATAAAAAATACAACTATGACTATTTAGTTGTTGCCACAGGATGTATCCCTAGACCTGAGCGCATTGAAGGATTAAAGGAAATGGGGAACCATTTTTATGCCTATGATGCCTCGCGTAAATTAGCCGATCAATTATCTAAGATTGAAAAAGGTCGTATTTTTATTACCGTTTCATTTCCAGAAACACCAAACGTTCCCCATCAATGTGGTATAGCACCGATGGAAACAACACTCATGATTGATGAGTTTTTACGTAAACGTCGGGTTAGGGATAATATTGAAATTGTTTATACCTATCCAACAGTTGCACAATTACTGCGTAACTGTTTATTCATGCAGCAGCCTGTTTGTGAAGTCATTCCTGAGGTATTTGTTACTAGAAATATTAAAGCTCAACGAGGATTCACTTTAAATAAAGTCGACCCAGATAAGAAATTGGCTTATTCCAAAGAAGGGGATGAGCAGCCTTTCGATTTATTAATTAGTACACCACCTATTACAGCGGTAGAGGCGGTCGTAAATACCGGATTAAGTGAACATAATAATGGTGAAGGTTGGTTACCAACTGATCATGAAACTATGCAAGTCTATGGTGTTGAAGGTGTTTATGTTATAGGTGACACCGTTGATTTACCAATTAGCAAAGCGGGCGGTAGCTGCCATAACCAAGCTGCCATTATCGCTGATAATATTTGTGGTGAGTTAATTTATGGCTACCCTGCGGCTATTTATGATGGCCGAGTACAGGCTGTTGCTCAAATGGGATTAACGGCGGGTATGCCTTTGCAATATGATTACAAGCACGATGTTATTCCGACTCCGCCAACGAAACTCGGTGGATTACTAAGAAATGGCTTCAATAGAGGTATTTATTGGGCAGCAATCCGTGGCTTAGTTTAA
- a CDS encoding DUF1287 domain-containing protein — MPYALGKNNLDLAKQAEQLPSLVVYDSSYRQIDYPNGDVPSRYGVCSDVVIRSYRKLGIDLQKQLHEDIKKNFSQYPSQKMWGLRKPDTNIDHRRVPNLETFFARKGTVKPITLKGDDYLPGDIVSWRLDNGRPHIGIVTSIKASNSQYYLVMHNIGYGQVAEDVLFKWKIVGHYSY; from the coding sequence ATGCCTTATGCATTAGGAAAAAATAACCTTGATTTGGCAAAACAGGCTGAACAATTACCTAGCCTTGTTGTTTATGATTCATCTTATCGCCAGATAGATTACCCCAATGGGGATGTTCCTAGCCGTTACGGTGTCTGTTCTGATGTTGTGATCCGCAGTTATCGTAAACTGGGTATTGATCTTCAAAAACAGCTTCATGAAGATATAAAGAAGAATTTTAGCCAGTATCCAAGCCAAAAGATGTGGGGGCTTCGTAAACCTGATACCAATATTGATCATCGGCGAGTACCTAACTTAGAAACCTTTTTTGCTCGAAAAGGTACCGTTAAACCCATTACGTTAAAAGGGGATGATTATTTACCCGGCGATATCGTTTCATGGCGTTTAGATAATGGGCGTCCACATATAGGAATTGTGACATCCATCAAAGCATCGAATAGTCAATACTACCTAGTGATGCACAATATTGGATATGGACAAGTCGCCGAGGACGTCTTGTTTAAATGGAAGATAGTTGGACATTATTCATATTAA